The DNA segment TATCTGAGATGGGAAAAataattcccgcatctaaccacttgatcacttctttaCAATTTCCTTCATGTTAgggttcaaccttctttgatgttctctagaagatttgtgcccttcttccagtagaattttatgcatgcaaaaggccaGGATGATACCCTTAATGTCTGCAATAGTCCAACCAACTGCATTATTGCACTCTTTCAACACTTGCAAACattgttctacctgcacatctaacaatccagatgagataataacaggtaaagtcgaattaggtcccaagaaagcatacctgaggtgagaTGGTAGCGGTTTCAGCTCCAATTGCGGTGGTGCTTCGATCGATGGCTTGGCTGGAGGGTTCTTTCTTTCTTCCAAGTGTAAAGGCTCAAATTCCTGCTCTCTTTCCCAGTACCCTTTCCCTTGAAGATCCAACACCCATTCCGCCAAGTCCTCACCATTTACTTCTTCTAAGTTCATAAGGCAGGCTGTTAGAGGCTCTTTTGCATTAAGTGTCTCATCATCTTCCTCCATGATCACATCCACCGTGTTTTACAAAGAGCAATTTGGAAACTCACCGGGTTGCCGCATAGACTTTTGCACATTAAATGTTATTTCTCCATTATTCAGCCTCATTTTTAGCTCCCCCGTTTCACAATCAATCAGAGCTCTCCCTGTGGCAAAGAAcgaccttcccaaaattatgggaatctcctcaTCAACCTTgcagtccaaaatgacaaaatctGTTGGAAATACGAATTTTCCAACTTGCACAAGTACATCGTCAAGTATACCTGATGGCCTTTTCACCATTCGGTCAGCTAGCTGCAGTAACATGGATATGGGCCttgctcttccaatgcctaactTTTTATAGATAGACAATGGCATCATATTTATatttgctcccaaatcacactaTGCTTTGGCAAATGCATAGCTACCTatggtgcatggaattgtaaagcttCCAGGGTCGGATAACTTCTTAGCTATAGGTCTTGATACAACAACACTATAAGTCTGTGTCAACGTGATAGTTGCCAAGTCTTGGAAGTCGAACTTACGAGATACCAAGTCCTTTATCATTTTTTCATAACCGGGCATCTCCCTCAGAGCATCAATTAAAGGAATGTTTACCTAAATTTTCTTAAACATTTCCATAAATGTTTGTACTGTTCATCC comes from the Nicotiana tabacum cultivar K326 chromosome 14, ASM71507v2, whole genome shotgun sequence genome and includes:
- the LOC142168783 gene encoding uncharacterized protein LOC142168783 produces the protein MMPLSIYKKLGIGRARPISMLLQLADRMVKRPSGILDDVLVQVGKFVFPTDFVILDCKVDEEIPIILGRSFFATGRALIDCETGELKMRLNNGEITFNVQKSMRQPGEFPNCSL